A single genomic interval of Nonomuraea rubra harbors:
- the boxB gene encoding benzoyl-CoA 2,3-epoxidase subunit BoxB produces the protein MATDPRTCAAPAPTGPLSRVDYSERIPNNVDLAGDRRLQRALESWQPKFLDWWKTLGPALPTKDVYLRTAVAVGRDGWAHFEHVPMEEYRWGIFLAERDPDRKVNFGKHKGEPAWQEVPGEHRADLMRLIVVQGDTEPASVEQQRVLGNTAPSIYDLRNLFQVNVEEGRHLWAMVYLLHAYFGREGREEAEQLLKRNSGDLDAPRILGAFNEQTTDWLQFFMFTYFTDRDGKYQLGTLKESAFDPLARTCQFMLKEEAHHMFVGTTGVQRTLERTAALMREHGTADILPYGGIPLDIIQKYLNFQYSVSLDLFGSEQSTNAGNYYTSGLKGRWMETRRKDDHVLLEATRELRHVEDGRIATRTVPMLSALNLDLRDEYAADCAHGVRRWNQALEDAGLDERLHLPHEGFNRKVGVYAGHHVTPYGEVLDEAAWRARADEWLPTDEDREKVASLMIPEYEYGKFAGWIAPPKTGINDQPVEFDYVHLADEGLL, from the coding sequence ATGGCCACCGATCCCCGTACGTGCGCGGCACCCGCGCCCACCGGCCCGCTCAGCCGCGTCGACTACAGCGAGCGCATCCCCAACAACGTCGACCTCGCCGGTGACCGCCGCCTGCAGCGCGCGCTGGAGAGCTGGCAGCCGAAGTTCCTGGACTGGTGGAAGACGCTCGGCCCTGCCCTGCCCACCAAGGACGTCTACCTGCGCACCGCCGTCGCCGTCGGCCGCGACGGCTGGGCGCACTTCGAGCACGTCCCGATGGAGGAGTACCGCTGGGGCATCTTCCTGGCCGAGCGCGACCCCGACCGGAAGGTGAACTTCGGCAAGCACAAGGGCGAGCCCGCCTGGCAGGAGGTGCCCGGCGAGCACCGCGCCGACCTGATGCGGCTGATCGTCGTCCAGGGCGACACCGAGCCCGCCAGCGTCGAGCAGCAGCGCGTCCTCGGCAACACCGCGCCCAGCATCTACGACCTGCGCAACCTCTTCCAGGTCAACGTCGAAGAGGGCCGCCACCTGTGGGCCATGGTCTACCTGCTGCACGCCTACTTCGGCAGGGAGGGGCGGGAGGAGGCCGAGCAGCTGCTCAAGCGCAACTCCGGCGACCTCGACGCGCCGCGCATCCTCGGCGCGTTCAACGAGCAGACCACCGACTGGCTGCAGTTCTTCATGTTCACCTACTTCACCGACCGCGACGGCAAGTACCAGCTCGGCACCCTGAAGGAGTCGGCGTTCGACCCCCTCGCGCGCACCTGCCAGTTCATGCTCAAGGAGGAGGCCCACCACATGTTCGTGGGCACCACCGGCGTGCAGCGCACCCTGGAGCGCACCGCCGCGCTCATGAGGGAGCACGGCACCGCCGACATCCTCCCGTACGGCGGCATCCCGCTGGACATCATCCAGAAGTACCTGAACTTCCAGTACTCCGTCTCCCTGGACCTGTTCGGCTCCGAGCAGTCCACCAACGCCGGCAACTACTACACCTCCGGCCTGAAGGGCCGCTGGATGGAGACCCGCCGCAAGGACGACCACGTCCTGCTGGAGGCCACCCGCGAGCTGCGCCACGTCGAGGACGGCCGGATCGCGACGAGGACCGTGCCCATGCTCAGCGCGCTCAACCTCGACCTGCGCGACGAGTACGCCGCCGACTGCGCCCACGGCGTGCGCCGCTGGAACCAGGCTCTGGAGGACGCCGGCCTGGACGAGCGGCTCCACCTGCCGCACGAGGGCTTCAACCGCAAGGTCGGCGTCTACGCCGGCCACCACGTCACCCCGTACGGCGAAGTCCTCGACGAGGCCGCCTGGCGGGCCCGCGCCGACGAATGGCTCCCCACGGACGAGGACCGCGAGAAGGTCGCCTCCCTGATGATCCCCGAGTACGAGTACGGCAAGTTCGCCGGCTGGATCGCCCCGCCGAAGACCGGCATCAACGACCAGCCGGTCGAGTTCGACTACGTGCACCTGGCCGACGAGGGGCTCCTCTAG
- a CDS encoding IclR family transcriptional regulator translates to MEILEVLAGHGDERDADGFGVSWIAERLGREKSQVSRALRALELEGMVERDPLTRRYRLGWRLFALAARTQHARLVRVATPYVRHLAAAFDEDAYLCVLRGSMVLTLLSVPSSRAYHRVWEGVSIPVIMAAAGRSLLAEWEEGRVRELLRASLPSGLDSAVGSEDSWLADLAHVRSAGYAISDVELEDSQAGVSAPVRDHRGLIAAAISVSITRRTSQERLHEMGAVVAGEARELSAALGLPPAGAPVPLARQAGRAL, encoded by the coding sequence ATGGAAATCCTTGAAGTACTCGCAGGTCACGGCGATGAACGCGACGCCGACGGGTTCGGTGTGAGCTGGATCGCCGAGCGGCTCGGCAGGGAGAAGAGCCAGGTCTCGCGGGCACTGCGCGCGCTGGAGCTCGAAGGCATGGTCGAGCGGGATCCGCTCACCCGCCGCTACCGCCTGGGCTGGCGGCTGTTCGCGCTGGCCGCGCGCACCCAGCACGCGCGGCTGGTCCGGGTGGCCACACCCTACGTACGGCACCTGGCCGCCGCCTTCGACGAGGACGCCTACCTGTGCGTGCTGCGCGGCTCCATGGTGCTGACCCTGCTGTCCGTCCCCTCGTCGCGGGCCTACCACCGCGTCTGGGAGGGCGTCTCCATCCCGGTGATCATGGCCGCCGCCGGCAGGTCGCTGCTGGCCGAATGGGAGGAGGGCCGGGTCCGCGAGCTGCTGCGGGCGAGCCTGCCCTCCGGCCTGGACAGCGCGGTCGGCAGCGAGGACTCGTGGCTGGCCGACCTCGCCCACGTCCGCTCCGCCGGGTACGCGATCTCGGACGTCGAGCTGGAGGACAGCCAGGCCGGGGTCTCGGCGCCCGTACGCGACCACCGGGGGCTGATCGCGGCCGCGATCAGCGTGTCCATCACCCGGCGGACCTCGCAGGAACGCCTGCACGAGATGGGCGCCGTCGTGGCGGGGGAGGCGCGTGAGCTCTCCGCAGCGCTGGGCCTGCCCCCGGCCGGCGCGCCCGTCCCGCTCGCCCGGCAGGCCGGAAGGGCCCTCTGA
- a CDS encoding ABC transporter permease — MSFGEYVVSRWDTLSLAAAEHALVVAVALAIATAVGVAVGLLSHDSPRARGSSVAVSAAVLTIPSLALLTLLIPITGLGWGSTLVSLTVYAFLPIIRNTVTGLNGLDAATVEAGRGMGLSRARVLLQVQLPLAWPLILTGVRISAQMLIGIAATAAFVDGPGLGNQIFEGLSRLGSVNSLNATLAGTLGIVVIAILFDLFFYAVRQLTTPRGLRVRP; from the coding sequence ATGAGTTTCGGCGAGTACGTGGTCTCACGCTGGGACACCCTCTCGCTGGCCGCCGCCGAGCACGCCCTGGTCGTGGCCGTCGCGCTGGCCATCGCCACCGCGGTCGGCGTGGCCGTCGGGCTGCTGTCCCACGACTCGCCGAGAGCGCGGGGCAGCTCCGTCGCGGTGTCCGCCGCGGTGCTGACCATCCCCTCGCTGGCGCTGCTCACCCTGCTCATCCCGATCACCGGGCTGGGCTGGGGCTCGACGCTGGTCTCCCTCACCGTGTACGCGTTCCTGCCGATCATCCGCAACACCGTGACCGGGCTCAACGGCCTCGACGCCGCCACCGTGGAGGCGGGGCGCGGCATGGGCCTGAGCCGCGCCCGGGTGCTGCTGCAGGTGCAGCTCCCCCTCGCCTGGCCGCTGATCCTCACCGGAGTGCGGATCTCGGCCCAGATGCTGATCGGGATCGCCGCCACGGCCGCGTTCGTCGACGGCCCCGGCCTCGGCAACCAGATCTTCGAGGGCCTGTCCCGGCTCGGCTCGGTCAACTCGCTCAACGCCACGCTCGCCGGGACGCTCGGCATCGTCGTCATCGCCATCCTGTTCGACCTGTTCTTCTACGCCGTCCGCCAACTGACCACCCCGAGGGGGCTTCGTGTTCGACCGTGA
- a CDS encoding ABC transporter ATP-binding protein, whose translation MFDRDTEGVRIELRSLTKHYPGQPAPAVDNVTLDIPAGELVVFVGPSGCGKTTTMKMINRLVEPTSGEIRIGGRDVLGLDPDELRRHVGYAIQQVGLFPHQTVAQNIGLVPKLLGWPAAKIAERVEELLALVSLEPSLFRDRYPRQLSGGQQQRVGVARALAADPPVMLMDEPFGATDPITREHLQNEFARLQKQLRKTIIFVTHDFEEAIKLGDRIAILRERSHIAQYDTPSAILAAPADDYVASFIGQDATLKRLALLQVADLPVAYPAPDPRLPQVAADASLREALDLMLAHGTDRCSSPSGVLTYAALCAAVGSPAETVSAGER comes from the coding sequence GTGTTCGACCGTGACACCGAAGGCGTGCGCATCGAGCTGCGCTCGCTGACCAAGCACTACCCGGGGCAGCCCGCCCCAGCGGTCGACAACGTCACCCTCGACATCCCGGCCGGCGAGCTCGTCGTCTTCGTAGGCCCGTCCGGCTGCGGCAAGACCACCACCATGAAGATGATCAACCGGCTGGTCGAGCCCACCTCCGGCGAGATCCGCATCGGCGGCCGGGACGTGCTCGGCCTCGATCCGGACGAGCTGCGCCGCCACGTCGGCTACGCCATCCAGCAGGTCGGCCTGTTCCCCCACCAGACGGTCGCCCAGAACATCGGCCTGGTCCCGAAGCTGCTCGGCTGGCCGGCCGCGAAGATCGCCGAACGGGTGGAGGAGCTGCTGGCCCTGGTCAGCCTGGAGCCGTCGCTCTTCCGCGACCGCTACCCCCGCCAGCTCTCCGGCGGCCAGCAGCAGCGCGTGGGCGTCGCCCGGGCGCTGGCCGCCGACCCGCCGGTCATGCTCATGGACGAGCCGTTCGGCGCCACCGACCCCATCACCCGCGAGCACCTGCAGAACGAGTTCGCCCGCCTGCAGAAGCAGCTGCGCAAGACCATCATCTTCGTGACCCACGACTTCGAGGAGGCCATCAAGCTGGGCGACCGCATCGCGATCCTGCGCGAACGCTCCCACATCGCCCAGTACGACACCCCCTCCGCCATCCTCGCCGCCCCCGCCGACGACTACGTCGCGAGCTTCATCGGCCAGGACGCCACGCTCAAGCGGCTCGCGCTGCTGCAGGTGGCCGACCTGCCGGTCGCCTACCCGGCGCCCGACCCCCGGCTGCCACAGGTGGCCGCCGACGCCAGCCTCCGCGAGGCGCTGGACCTCATGCTCGCCCACGGCACCGACCGGTGCAGCTCGCCCTCCGGCGTGCTCACCTACGCCGCCCTGTGCGCGGCCGTGGGTTCCCCGGCCGAGACGGTGAGCGCCGGTGAGCGCTGA
- a CDS encoding ABC transporter permease, which yields MSAETLYAGQARTPGRRLPILRHLFTPAAVAVVLIALYAWVGTLELDSIEQRSLNRAVIVAKAVEHLQMTIAATILVVAIAIPLGVVASRARNRLIAPVILTIGNLGQAVPCIGLLVLATFLMGVGFQTALVGLVAYAVLPVLRNTMVGVQQVDPALIEAARGMGMTRGQILRRVELKLAVPAILAGLRTALVLTVGVATLGAFVAAGGFGELIINGLKLNRMPVTIVGGVLTAAIAFLIDWLGGLAEHLLKPRGM from the coding sequence GTGAGCGCTGAGACCCTGTACGCCGGGCAGGCCCGCACGCCCGGGCGCCGGCTCCCGATCCTGCGCCACCTGTTCACCCCGGCCGCCGTCGCCGTCGTGCTGATCGCCCTGTACGCCTGGGTCGGCACCCTGGAGCTCGACTCCATCGAGCAGCGCAGCCTGAACCGGGCCGTCATCGTCGCCAAGGCCGTCGAGCACCTCCAGATGACGATCGCCGCCACGATCCTCGTCGTGGCCATCGCCATCCCGCTGGGCGTCGTCGCCTCGCGCGCCCGCAACCGGCTCATCGCCCCGGTCATCCTCACCATCGGCAACCTCGGCCAGGCCGTGCCCTGCATCGGCCTGCTGGTGCTGGCCACGTTCCTGATGGGCGTCGGCTTCCAGACCGCGCTCGTCGGCCTGGTCGCCTACGCCGTGCTGCCCGTGCTGCGCAACACCATGGTCGGGGTGCAGCAGGTCGATCCTGCGCTCATCGAGGCCGCCCGCGGCATGGGCATGACCAGGGGCCAGATCCTGCGCCGGGTCGAGCTCAAGCTGGCCGTGCCCGCCATCCTGGCCGGGCTGCGCACGGCGCTCGTGCTCACCGTGGGCGTCGCCACGCTCGGCGCCTTCGTCGCCGCCGGCGGCTTCGGCGAGCTGATCATCAACGGGCTCAAGCTGAACCGCATGCCCGTCACCATCGTCGGCGGCGTGCTGACCGCGGCCATCGCCTTCCT